From the Bombus affinis isolate iyBomAffi1 chromosome 4, iyBomAffi1.2, whole genome shotgun sequence genome, the window TCTTCGTAAGACCAGTTATAAGGTGCTACACGTATTTTTGTACAATCTTCTATAATTGATCTACTTGTAACATGTAAATAAATAGTACAATCTGTTGAAGAATGTAATCGAAGTTGCTGACACGCAAAAGCAAATACACATTCACTACAGTCGTGTGCAAATACAGATGATGTTACTGGTCCAACTAATACAGTACACTCTTTTAAGTTTACCATGTGTAAGGTACTAGGTGTGCCATAAATTCGTACTGTACAGTGAATTAAATCGGATAGTAgaatatcatttttattcaCATTTTCAGCATCCAAAATTAATTGTTCATTAACTTTTCCTAACAACATTAATGCACTGTCTCCATATTTACTTGATAATTTATGATTCTGTTTTGCAGAACCATTTACAATTCCTTCTGATATTTTCAAATCCTTTAAACCATCTGTCATATCGTGTGTCTTGTCAGATGTTTTCTTTACAACTCTTCGGTTCTTAAAACCAAATTTCTTTTTAGGTAATAATGTCACTTCTAATTCAGAAGCTTCATTTTCTAGTAATTGTAAATTTTCTTGTGCTCTTCTAATATCATAAACTTTTAAAAACATCTTTGATTGCGAtaagtaatttttaagtgtctgaatttctttatttattttatcaaatattccAGGAAGAGCTGGTGTGGGAGCACTGGGTGCATCATCTAacatttctttaattttcttacATGATGAATAAAATGTGTCCTTAAAATAACTACTTTGTTCAGATTCAACAGCCAATGATTGCCTTTCTTCTCTCCGTCTTTCAATAATGTTTTTCCTTTCACGATCTCTTTTACTAATACGATCTGGTAAACTACCTTCTATTAGCGTAGGAGAATCCATATTGCACTTTTAACGTTATTCCTTTTTAGATTATGTCTTTATTTCTAGATTATTATATCAACTTTGTATATTATAACCTTGCTGTTTTCAATAATAAATTTGTCTTTACCAATAGTATATTTTAGTAgggctatgaattttatatttagagGCTCGTAGATAAAAActgaaaattacaaaaaaaatataAGTAATTAACTTACATTAATAAAGGAGCAATTATCATATGAAgacatttattaaatattaagttaataaaataaatatagatacaaatatataaaaattatttaccaaATCTTGAAAGAATATATATTAGATTAAATGATAGAATTTATCTATATAATTTTTCtcaatatattttatcttttttaaaataacataaattatatctttttaaGAGTTGATAAAATAATAACCAATCATAAACAAACCTGACAAATATACTCTACGTATGATGCTTATATCAGAGCATACAAATACCTTGTTTTTAGGAGTATCAATTTGTGAAGAATATCTTAAAACATCACTACCTATTAAGAATGATGGAAGTTTTACAAACTCCGTAAAATTTAACTTTCATTTTGTTGTTGTTGCCACAATGCAAGATCCGACAATTTGGTACTTGTGTTACGTACTTTGCTTTCAAGCATGTAATAACCGTCTAGCAGCACTGGACAATGCTTAAATGCAAAATGT encodes:
- the LOC126915767 gene encoding tubulin-specific chaperone C, encoding MDSPTLIEGSLPDRISKRDRERKNIIERRREERQSLAVESEQSSYFKDTFYSSCKKIKEMLDDAPSAPTPALPGIFDKINKEIQTLKNYLSQSKMFLKVYDIRRAQENLQLLENEASELEVTLLPKKKFGFKNRRVVKKTSDKTHDMTDGLKDLKISEGIVNGSAKQNHKLSSKYGDSALMLLGKVNEQLILDAENVNKNDILLSDLIHCTVRIYGTPSTLHMVNLKECTVLVGPVTSSVFAHDCSECVFAFACQQLRLHSSTDCTIYLHVTSRSIIEDCTKIRVAPYNWSYEDQANHFNLAGLDPKINNWNCVDDFNWLSNEKHSPNWSILEPELRVKCWD